In the Pan paniscus chromosome 19, NHGRI_mPanPan1-v2.0_pri, whole genome shotgun sequence genome, CTGGATTCTCCCTGTACTCAGTTCAGATGCGAGGAATTAGGACGGGtgccttttattattttcctcctcTCTTTGTTCTGCCAGAATACCTGGGAAGAAATGGCCCTTCAGGTTACCCCCACTCAGCACCAGGCTCCTGGTTGGGGAATACATAGTCTGATCCTAAGCAAGTCCTCTTCTCTTCTCATACCTCTGCACTTTCTGTGCCTGCTCATGCCAGTTGCCCTCAGTCCTTTGTGCTTTGGATCTCAGGCTCAGATTTTCCGACCCTTGAAGTTCAATACCACATCTGTTATCAAGATTGCTGTGGAGCCAGTCAACCCCTCAGAGCTGCCCAAGATGCTTGATGGCCTGCGCAAGGTCAACAAGAGCTATCCATCCCTCACCACCAAGGTATGCCCATGGCCTGCAGCAGCCGCCAAGCCCCACTATCCCCAGCTGAATGGGCAGAGCTGCACACCGCTTCCCATCCATCAGGTGTTCATGATCTGCTGCTTCCAGGAAGCTGTGTCAGGAGCAAGCCCAGCCTATGGCTGTCATGTCAAGGCAGGACAagacccgtgtgtgtgtgtgtgtgtgtgttaaaacaAGACCTGTGTAGGAGGGGGCAGTGATGGGGGGTATAGGacaaggttgtgtgtgtgtgtgtgtgtgtgtgtgtgcgcgtattTGTGTTCCCCAGATGTCtttatctagaaaaaaatacatttcttaatgaGTATACTTTGAATTGATTTTCtcgagaagagaaggaaaagtgaGTTGTTACTCTGATCCTTGTACACTATGAGCCTGCCAGTGTACCTTTCCAGGTAGCAGGCCAGGAGGGCTAAAGGGCTAGCTTATGTCCATGGGTATAGGGTAGAGTTTGACCTAAATCATTAAGATGGGAATTAAATCATTGACTTCACACCTAGTAGCACCATGCTGAGTGGTCCTGGTGTCTTGAGGACCCACTCATAGGCAGATGCTCCTCACTGAACCTTCTTGAAGAGGCTGGAACAGATGCTAAGTAGTAGCTGTTTCTGATAGGCACCTTCTTGTCTGCTCTGGCcttgattttgtttgtgtgtgcctTTGCTGGCATAAGAGAATCCAGGCTGTGACTGCCTGTTGTGTTTCAGGTGGAGGAGTCTGGCGAGCATGTGATCCTGGGCACCGGGGAGCTCTACCTGGACTGTGTGATGCATGATTTGCGGAAGATGTACTCAGAGATAGACATCAAGGTACAGCAGTATCTGCCGGGAGCTGGGTTCACGGTCCAGACTTTCACAAGTGACCAAATCCTTGAATTCCTGGGAAGCTCCAAGGGAAGAGAGAGTACATGTGTTTGTGAAAACCATGATCTGTTGCTCCTTATATGGGAAGGTTTTTGAGAACTGGTTTGCTCCCTTCTGCTGTGTCATACGTTTAAAATCAAGGCTCAGCCGTGCTTGGTGGctcactcccagcactttgggaggccgaggtgggaggattgcttgtagccaggaattcaagaccaacctgagcaacaaagtgagacactgcctctacaaaaattaaaataaaaaaaatagccaggctgggcatggtggtccattgctgtaattgcagcactttgggagactgaggtgagaggattgcttgagcccagtttgagaccaatctgggcaacatagtgaaacctcgtctctacaaactagcccagtgcagtggcatgtacctgtagtccagctactgggggccttaggtgggaggatcacctgagcctagactgtcaaggctgcaatgaactgtgattgtgccatcgCTCTCcaacctgagcctaggaggtcatgGCTGCAATGAGCAATcattgtgccattgctctcctttttgagatggagtcataccctgtctcaaaaaactaaaaaataaaaattagtcaggtgtggtggcttgcacctatagtcccagctactccgcaggctgaagcaggaggattgcttgagcccagcagttccaggctgcagtgagctacgatcatgccactgcaccctagcatgggtgacagagcaagaccctgtctcaaaaaataaatgcattgaaaaataataaaacaggccaagcacggtggctcacacctgtaaccccaacactttgaaagTCCAAGGCggttggattgcttgaggtcaggagttcaagaccagcctgaccaacatggtgaaactccgtctctactaaaaatacaaaaattagccagacatggtggcaggcacctgtaatcccagctactcaggaggctgagataggataATTGTTTGAaaccgggtggcagaggttgcagtgagccaagatcgcaccattgcactccagcctgggtgatagggcgagactctgtctcaaaaaaaaaaaaaaagaaaaagaaaataaaggctcCCAAGCCAAAGTTATTCTTGGTCCTTTGTTAGGGAAATAATTGCACAATTAAACAATTAACCCATGGGTGGTGATTAGGTCTCAGAGTGGGTGGTTTCAAGGAGAGGGTGGGGACTGTCTCTCCCAGATTCTTTGTCAAGCCTTGATGTAGCCCCTCAAACCATGTGTTGCTTGGCCTCCTTGTCCTAGTTGAGTCGTATTTTCTCCAAGGCCCTGTGGAGACCCTCAATACCCCTCTTAGACTCCTCTACTGATGTATCTAGGAAGGAGGAAGGATTGGTGTCATAGAAAACACTGGGTTTCCTGGGCAGCAGACCATGTTGGGGCTTCAGGGCAGAGCTTCACTCAGATGCTGTGGGTTGAGAATGACATGGGTGCACACCAGTGGGTCTCTAGCACCAGCTCTGTCAGACCCATGGGGGTTGTTCAGTGAATGGTGGTAGACGGCTGAATGGATGCTGAGAGCTACCTTTGAAGACTAGAATTAAGGCCCTAGTTTGATACCCCACTTACTCTTGGCTCAGGAATCTAATTTCTTTACTACAGTAAGTTTTCTTGGGCTTTTTGGTGATGGTTTGGACAGCTCTTTTAACCTGCTGTTGTACTTATCACTTGTGCTGATTAAGGCAGTTGGGGTTTTCACAGAGGTAGTGTCAAGGGAGCTTCTGAATTCCCTTAGGTAAATGGTTGCCCTTCCAACAAAATTAGACCTCGCTtcagtaatttattttctgtttcccagGTGGCTGACCCAGTTGTCACGTTTTGTGAGACGGTGGTGGAAACATCCTCCCTCAAGTGCTTTGCTGAAACGCCTAATAAGAAGTAAGCTGGGAGCACAGTGTCCCCGGGACTGCAGCCTCCTGGACACTCTCTCTCCTTTATcttccacctccacccccaccgtGAGCACTATGCACATAGAGACCTCTACAGCTCAGAATGGGGGGTGCTTACAATACTTGAGTTTCACTCCAGCCCTCTCAGCCCTTCTGCCTTTGAACACAACGACATGGGATTATTCGCCTTGGGTATTCCCAAGAGGAATTTCATAACTGCCACTTTGTCTCTATAAAATGACTATCTTAAAAGTTTACTCCAAATCTtactcactttttgtttttttgtttttttttgacacaggctggagtgcagcctcaactttctgggcttaagcaatcctcccaagcagctaggactatgggcacacaccaggccatctgttaatttttttattttttgttgtccagactggtcttggactcttgggctcaagtgttcctcccaccttggcctcccaaattgttgggattacaggtgtgagccaccatgcccagcttaaaccttactttttttttcttttttttaagacagtctcgctctgtcgcccaggctggagtacagtggcatgatctcgcctcactgtagcccctgcctcccaggttcaagcaattcttgtgcttcagcttccccagtagcagggattacatgcacgcaccgccacacctggctaatttttttgtatttttagtagagatggggtttcgccatgttgcccaggctggtctcgaacccctgacctcaggcagtccgcccgcctcggcctcccaaaatgctgggattacaggcatgagccaccacgcccagcttaaaCCTTACTTTCATAAAGACCAGtagattgaaatgaaagaaagatgaGCCCTTTGCCCTTTTTGCTCTACCTTGCCCCTGatactgtggctttttttttttttttttttttttttttttgagacagggtctcacttcatcacccaggctggagtacagtggtgccaccatgggtcactgcagcctcaacctcccgagctcaagcgatcctcctaccttagttagcctcccaggtagctgggactacaggtgtgctaaCCACACctgggtttgtttttctttttttttttttcttttgagacagagtctcactctgtagcccaggctggagtgcagtggctcgatctcagctcactggaacctctgcctcccgggtccaagcaattcccctgcctcagcctcctgagtagctaggactacagggagtgagtgtcaccacacccagctaatttttgtatttttagtagagatggggtttcactgtgttggccaggctggtctcgaactcctgatctcatgatctgcctgcctcagcctcccaaagtgttgggattacaggcatcagccatcgcacccggctggctaattttttatagagatggggtctcttgctttgttgcccaggttctgtttgtttgtttgtttgtttgtctggggttttttttttgttctgttttgtttttgagacagagtcttgcacggtcgccaggctggagtgcagtggcacaatctcggctcactgcaacctccgccttctgggttcaagtgattcccctgcctcaacctgagtagttgtgattacaggcatgcgccagcgcacgccaccacgcccagctaattttttgtattttagtagagatggggtttcaccatgttggccagggtaggctcgatcttctgaccttgtgatccgcccacctcggcctcccaaaatgccgggattacaggggtgagccaccgcgcctggctgtttgtttttaagaggcAATATGTTGCtgtatcacccagactggagtgcagtggtgtgagccatagctcactgcagcctcaaattcctgggtttaagtgatcctcctgccttggcctctcaaagtgctgggattacaggtctgaaccaccacgcttggcccctGTGGCTTTCACTGATGTCACTTCCTCAGCTGTCCATCTTGTTACCCTTTTCTTAGTAATGCCTCTTCTGCTGTTCTGTTAGCTGTCCTTATCACCCATTTCCATTCTGACCAGGAACAAGATCACCATGATTGCTGAGCCTCTTGAGAAGGGCCTGGCAGAGGACATAGAGAATGAGGTGGTCCAGATTACGTGGAACAGGTGAGAACAGGGCTCTGACGCCAGGGTCGAAAGGAGGCAGGGATGCCACAGTTTAACTGCCGGGTCTCTAAGAGCACACATCTTTCTGGGGAGCATTTATGTCTTTGCCTTTGCTCTTGTTCTGGGCACAGTGGGTAGGATGAAGTGACTGTCTTCCAGGAAGGGAGGGTCTGTGGCTCCAGGACCGGCAATCACAGAGCTGGCTGACAGCTCCATTGTCTCCTCCTTTCCCCAGGAAGAAGCTGGGAGAGTTCTTCCAGACCAAGTACGATTGGGATCTGCTGGCTGCCCGTTCCATCTGGGCTTTTGGCCCTGATGCGACCGGCCCCAACATTCTGGTGGATGATACTCTGCCCTCTGAGGTACAGCAGAACTGATGGGAACTGGGTGGCGGTCTCTTACCTCTGGAGTGGAAGAAACTACAAAGTGTTCTTTTCCCAAAAGTATCTTGTGTCCTCTGGTGAAGGACAGTATCCCCTTACAGGCACATCTGTCTTCTCCCTCTAAACGCTTCAGCCGTTGCCAGGGCGACTGCTAAGGAGGCCTCATGTTTCTCTATAGGTGGACAAGGCTCTTCTTGGTTCAGTGAAGGACAGCATCGTTCAAGGTTTCCAGTGGGGAACCAGGGAGGGCCCCCTCTGTGATGAATGTAAGTCCACCAGCACTCCCGACCCCAGTCCTCGAGGGTCCTTGCAGCCAGGCATGTGAGTGGGATGGGCTCACCATCTTTAGGATTCGGCAGGAGAAGCAGCTTGGGGTACACAGGACCATCCCAAGTCCTGGGCCagcttcttcccttttccttccttatcCTGGTGGTGTAGCCTGGAAATGGAAATTTAAGTCATTTCTAAACTGTCATTTGCTCCTCATTTCTGAGAAGGGTTTGGCGTTGGACGTATTTGAGAAGAGATATCAAGAGGATGATGAGATTGGAATGGTTTATAGACCCTGATTGGGCTTCATGGACCAAATGTACAATTCTGGAATTTATTCTACAtccacaaaaatgtaaatatgtgcagaagaaggaaataaacttCTAGGAAAGCTCTAAGTCTGAGCATGGTCTGAAGCAAACACTAAGAACATATGCTTAACTTCTGACCTCTGCCATGGGCCTTGCTTATTCAGTTAGAACGCCCACCTCCCATTTGATTTCTGTACCATGTCTTTCATGACTGCAAGACAGCTGCAGTGTTGCAGGAGACTGCTACTCTGCCATGGCCCCATGACAGGCCCAGAACCTCTCCCCAGTCACTCCCTCCACCTCCTTTACAGTGATTCGGAATGTCAAGTTTAAGATCCTGGATGCGGTGGTTGCCCAGGAGCCCCTGCACCGGGGCGGGGGCCAGATCATCCCCACAGCCAGGAGAGTCGTCTACTCTGCCTTCCTCATGGTAAGAGAATGGGGCGGTAGGGGACCATCTGCTTCACTGGACAGGGGACTAAGTGAAGGAGCAAGTGGGACTATAGGCCCCCAGCCTTCCCCAAGCTGAGGGGCCTTTCTTCTTGCTCTGCTGCAGGCTACTCCTCGTCTGATGGAGCCTTACTACTTTGTAGAGGTCCAGGCCCCTGCAGATTGCGTCTCTGCAGTTTATACCGTCCTGGCCAGGCGCAGGTGAGCGGCCCCAGGCGTATTAGGGAGAGTGCTGAGAGCAAGAGCAGAACAAGAGTCACCTCGGCTCCTACAGGGAAGAGAGGTTGGCCTTCTCTACCCTCCTCTCTCTGGAAACCCCGTGAGCTGATTTTCCAGAAAGAAGTAGGAGCGGAGGGAGGCAAGCCCCCGCTTTTCTGCAGATTAAAATTTGACATttctccatcctggctaacacagtgaaaccccatctctactaaaaatacaaaaaattagctgggcgtggtggcgggtgcctgtagtcccagctacttgggaggctgagtcaggagaatggcgtgaacccgggaggcggagcttgcagtgagccgagatggcgccactgcattccagcctgggcgacagagcgaggctctgtctcaaaaaaaaaaaaaaattgatatttctTTTGGGATCCCCTCCTCACAGAGCTGTTGGAGGCAGTGCTGAGGCAAGTCAGTGATGGGAACGTCTTTGGGCCCTTGTCCCTTCACCATCCCACTCCTGTCCTCTGCCCAGAGGTTGCTGCCACTTTGACTTCCACAGGGAATTATACTGAGAGCCCTGAGCCTTTTCTGCTTTTTGTAGAACATTCTTGGTTACTCTTTCTTTGATGGTAACTCTGGGCTGGAATGCATTTGGGGACAGCAAATGCTGGATTGCTTCTTGGCTTTTGGCCTGTGTTTGACTAGAGGCTCAGCCTTTGTTTTTCTGTCTCAGGGGGCACGTGACTCAGGATGCACCCATCCCAGGCTCCCCTCTGTACACCATCAAAGCTTTTATCCCGGCCATTGACTCTTTTGGCTTTGAGACTGATCTCCGGACTCACACCCAGGGACAAGCcttttctctgtctgtcttccaCCACTGGCAGGTGAGAAAGCAAAGCAGGCTGGCGGACTTGGCTTCCCACCTCTGCAAGCCTCATCCCCTTCTGTCCTGATCCCTCTCCAAGCCCTAAGTGAGGTGTACAGCATCCTGGAGAAGAGTCCTCCTCTGGGGAGCatatattcagggcaacttgaatctgtgtctctcagtttaaaaaaaaaaaagaaataatagggCCGgctatggtggttcacacctgtaatcccagcactttgggaggctgaggcgggcaggtcacctgaggtcaggagttcgagaccagcttgaccaacatgcagaaaccccatctgtactaaaaatataaaattagctaggcgtggtggtgcatgcctgtaatcccagctacttgggaggctgaggtaggagaatcgcttgaacccgggacgcggaggttgcattgagccgagatcacgccattgtactccagcctgggagacaagagcgaaactccatctcaaaaaaataataagtagcCTTTCGGCCGGAACCGCCATCTTCCAGTAATTCGCCAAAATGAcgaacacaaagggaaagaggagaggcacccgatatatgttctctaggccttttagaaaacatggagttgttcctttggccacatatatgcgaatctataagaaaggtgatattgtagacatcaagggaatgggtactgttcaaaaaggaatgccccacaagtgttaccatggcaaaactggaagagtctacaatgttacccagcatgctgttggcattgttgtaaacaaacaagttaagggcaagattcttgccaagagaattaaTGTGCGTATTGAGCACATTAAGCACTCTAAGAGCCGAGATAGCTTCCTGAAACGtgtgaaggaaaatgatcagaaaaagaaagaagccaaagagaaaggtacctGGGTTCAACTAAAGCGccagcctgctccacccagagaagcacactttgtgagaaccaatgggaaggagcctgagctgctggaacctattccctatgaattcatggcatcataggtgttaaaaaaaaaaaataaaggacctctgggctacaaaaaaaaaaaaaaataataataataataataagtaataaatttaggaataaaataaataagaagagtCCTGCTTCTGGGCCTGAATCTTCTGGGAATTCTGCCTGGGCCATCTGAAATTCCTTTGCCTTTTAGATTGTGCCTGGTGATCCCCTGGACAAGAGCATTGTCATCCGCCCCTTGGAGCCACAGCCAGCTCCTCACCTGGCCCGGGAATTCATGATCAAAACCCGCCGTAGGAAGGTATGTCTCCCTTGGGCCTGTTGCCATCCCTCAACCCCCCAGGACTCTCAGAAGCaggatctctctctttcttttggccCCTTTTCCTAAGGGACACTTTTCCAATGTAGAGATATGATCTGTATACTCCTTAGGCAACCAAACCTGGGCCCCAATCTCGTTGGGAAAGGAGAGCCTTATCCTCCCATGTGATAGTACCCTAAAGGCAGGGCTCCTGAAACACCACCACCTACCTTCCAGCCACCACTAGCCTCCCCACTGAACACAGGTCTTGGATAGTCTCCTTGCTTAGTCTGCGACCACCTCGGGCTTTCTTATATTTGCCCCATTCCCTGCAGGGCCTCAGTGAAGATGTGAGCATCAGCAAATTCTTCGATGATCCTATGTTGCTGGAACTTGCCAAACAGGATGTTGTGCTCAATTACCCCATGTGAGTGCATGGACTCCTGGGAGCTCCTGCTCCCTACAGTGGGCTGCAACTCCTGTACTTGAAGCTGAGACCTCGTATGACGTGGCCTTCGTGTTGTCAGAGAGTGTCTGGAAGctgctgttgccatcttgaaCAACTCACCAACCTCCAACCCAGAGCCCCAGTGAGAGAGGAGCATTTGGCCTCCTGCTTCCTTCTGTGGCCTCTGCCGGGCTCCATTCCCAAGGAAAAGAGAGGAGCTTGGGCTCACAGAAAGAGAAGGGGATGAAACCCCAAGGGGCCCTATCTTTGGGATTTacatggaattttattttctacaagtTTGACCTTAGCCATGGTTTGCAAGTGAACAGAACATTCTGACCTCTGTCTTGCTCTGCTCCTTTCATCCTCGTCTCCCCTGCCCCGTCTGGTGCTTACATTCTGAATATATGTCATCTCCCAAGAGGCTTCACTGCCTCTGCTTCCAGCTGCAGCCTCCTTCCTGCCTGGGTCCCCAGGGAAGCCGCCTGCCTTTTAATTCAGTGTTCCCATGAGCGCCAAGGCCCCATTATTGCCCCCTTGCTCCCACTCCATGCTGCTTCTGGGTGGGACCTAAGATGGCTTGGGAGTTGTTGGGTTCCTGCGATCAGAGGTCTACCCCACGACCTCCTCAGGAAACTGCTGCCTCCCTTAAGAATCTTCCTTGCCCTGGAGTAGGGGG is a window encoding:
- the LOC117976466 gene encoding large ribosomal subunit protein eL21 yields the protein MTNTKGKRRGTRYMFSRPFRKHGVVPLATYMRIYKKGDIVDIKGMGTVQKGMPHKCYHGKTGRVYNVTQHAVGIVVNKQVKGKILAKRINVRIEHIKHSKSRDSFLKRVKENDQKKKEAKEKGTWVQLKRQPAPPREAHFVRTNGKEPELLEPIPYEFMAS